ATTAGAGAAGTATATATTGAGAGCAATCGCTAAGTCTATAGCTTGAACTTTTCTTGTGAAAGTTACAATTAGTATTCAAATTCTAAAATAAATGATGATACAAGAATGTTATGATCTATTGTAATTGCTTCATGTAAAGGTAAAATTACATTAACTTCATCAAAGACAACTTACATATATGTTGACAAAGCAATCTGTACCTTTTTTTTTCTCCCATAGATGAACCCACACGAAGCTGAAGTCTAACTCTTTCGATCTTATGTACACATACAAGAGTTTTCATGTCCTATCAATGCTATCCCCAACTGCATAACGGTTTCTTGTAGGACTTAAGCCTGATGAATGGAGCTGTTTTCGCCTTTTCAGGAGATTCATCGCAGTATGTCTGTCATCTCGAGCCTCCTCAGAATCAGGCTGTACAGACAGGTGAAAATTTGTATCACTGTGCTGAGATTTATACCATAAGTTTATAATTCTCCATTTCAGCAACTTAACAAGGCAAAAAACATAATCAACCACTTCAACCCTACTTCAATACCATCAAAGAACAGTGTGAAAAGGTCTGGACACTGCAAGTAAACTCTTTCAGAATCCTTACCTTGATGGCTAGTGCTTTGTCAAAGCTTTGGACGGCACTATCAGGTTCCCCAAAGTTTAACTGAGCTCTGCCAAGGGTAACCCATGCCTAAACAATGTGAAGAAACAAAAGATCACTTGGATGCTAGCACATGAATTATCTATAATCTATTAATACTTTTCTCCAGAATGTCAAGCGAAATCACAATAAAGTTATCAATTACTAATATCAGCTAATTATAGATACGTGTATGTTTTATATGGACCACTTTTCTTTTCCGACAGGTTTGCTTATATGGACCATTAAGAGCAATATCAATACTTTATTTTCTCGGTAAGACAATATAATGCATGTAATAATATTAGGAAGGATATTAATCAGTGGCAAGGGGGGAGCACAATTCAGGCTACCACAAATGCTAACTGCAGCATAATCATACAAAAGTAATAGAAAGAAAATAATTATATGATGAAGTTAACACATCTAGATCACAAGGTTCAAAGTCCCAATCTCATAATGCTAAAAATCTTAATAGTAACAAGTACCTTAATTTTCTTGTGGGGGATTGTTACTCTAGTAGTTAAGAGAATTTGCCCCTCAACCATACTTGAGTTCTCCCTCCCCAAACAGCAGCAAGTAAGAATAAGAAAATACATAACAAGAGAATTCTAAACAGCATACAAATGAGAAGTTTCCCAGGTTCAAAATTTTCTAAAACAAAGAGCATCATCATAACTTGGCACTAGACATGAATAACCGAAAAAAGGTGAGCATTTTGACATACCTCAGCCCATGAAGGCTCCAACTCAGTAGCTCCTGCCAATTTTTATCCACAGATAAGTATAACAAAACACTTGTAATCAAACCACTGAAATTGTAATAGACAACAATCACTTGCATACAACAGAAACTAAAACTGAAAGAGAGCTCGAAAGTGAAAATGAGGAGATAAGTAGGGGAACTCACGAGTTGCTGCCTTTATTGCATTCCACGCATCACCAATTTCAATCAGAACTTGCGCCTTCTGCTCGTGTAAAACTGCACTTTTGGGCATCAACATAAGAGCAGACTCCCATTTTCCCAATGCTTCGCGATACTTCCCATCCTTCAAAAAACAAACCATTCTATATGAGAAACTTACCATTACACCAATCCAGATCAAAACTCAGACAGAACTATACATCATGCTCATACATGTATACATAACTACTTGTACCAAGTTTAATTGGTTCCCTCTATCCAGCTACAAAATTTTCATGCTTCAAAAACTGAAGCAACTACAATATTAATTTAAAAGCTACAAACTTTGATCAAGATTCTAAATTGGGTAACTGGGTTAACAATCTAGCACATCAAGACACAATTACATACTGAAAAGACATATAATTCATATAAAATTGGTTAAGAAAGAACACAAATTGGGGTAAGTTACTACCTCGGCTAGCTTAGTTCCCTGGGACTG
The window above is part of the Fragaria vesca subsp. vesca linkage group LG2, FraVesHawaii_1.0, whole genome shotgun sequence genome. Proteins encoded here:
- the LOC101298765 gene encoding uncharacterized protein LOC101298765, which translates into the protein MKLAWKNNNKKRPLATVSKYPNLPFDHKNNNPTAQNDTPDKPNGDQNDTELNKEQHPEPNDPSVSGEEDEDVTKLFTSFQSQGTKLAEDGKYREALGKWESALMLMPKSAVLHEQKAQVLIEIGDAWNAIKAATRATELEPSWAEAWVTLGRAQLNFGEPDSAVQSFDKALAIKPDSEEARDDRHTAMNLLKRRKQLHSSGLSPTRNRYAVGDSIDRT